In Marivivens aquimaris, one genomic interval encodes:
- a CDS encoding universal stress protein yields the protein MSTTLIAFVDGSEYAESVCRHAGWIAGRSGADVKVYHVMGRREAVAQSDLSGAIRLGARTALLDQLSQLDAERSKLAHEVGRAILEDAANIIRESGVEVSTRLRQGDLLDTLTAKEDQGDIIIIGKRGEAAGLASDHLGSNLERVVRASHKPVFVANRAFKPIQKVLIAFDNGANALKAVDMFARNSAFAGQEVHLVHVGKQSSEMDTALERAKATLAAGGYDAQIDYRDGSASDVLSEMTAKEGYDLLVMGAYSHSRVRSLFLGSHTTEMVRACKVPVFLVR from the coding sequence ATGAGCACAACACTTATCGCTTTTGTCGACGGGTCCGAATACGCGGAGAGCGTCTGCCGCCACGCGGGCTGGATTGCGGGCCGTTCGGGCGCCGACGTCAAAGTCTATCACGTCATGGGCCGCCGCGAGGCTGTGGCCCAGTCGGACCTCAGCGGCGCGATCCGCCTCGGTGCCCGCACTGCCCTGCTCGACCAGTTGTCGCAACTGGACGCCGAGCGCAGCAAGCTCGCGCACGAGGTTGGCCGCGCGATCCTTGAGGACGCGGCGAACATCATCCGCGAAAGCGGCGTCGAGGTGTCGACCCGTCTGCGTCAGGGCGATCTGCTCGACACGCTGACCGCGAAAGAAGACCAGGGCGACATCATCATCATCGGCAAGCGCGGCGAAGCGGCGGGTCTGGCCTCCGACCACCTCGGTTCGAATCTGGAACGTGTCGTACGCGCCAGCCACAAGCCGGTGTTCGTTGCCAACCGTGCGTTCAAGCCGATTCAGAAAGTGCTGATCGCGTTCGACAACGGTGCGAATGCGCTCAAGGCTGTCGATATGTTTGCGCGCAACAGCGCCTTCGCCGGTCAGGAAGTGCACCTCGTCCATGTCGGCAAACAGTCGTCCGAAATGGACACCGCGCTGGAACGCGCGAAGGCAACGCTGGCCGCTGGTGGCTATGACGCGCAGATCGACTACCGCGACGGCAGCGCCTCGGACGTTCTGTCTGAAATGACTGCGAAAGAGGGATACGACCTCTTGGTCATGGGCGCCTACAGCCACTCGCGCGTGCGCTCGTTGTTCCTCGGCTCGCATACCACAGAAATGGTTCGCGCCTGCAAAGTACCGGTGTTCCTCGTCCGGTAG
- a CDS encoding helix-turn-helix domain-containing protein, giving the protein MSSPTPANPALALGGLLRKRRKQMELTLKVLSDRAGVSAGYLSLIERDMAVPSLGTLAQLADALDVSIDYFVKSTKPADALSRASGREKFSIAGSSITYEALSNDYPGSEISSYIMHVPANYTSETVSHEGEEIIYILEGTIEQTLDGQTFTMTAGDSLHYSGTVPHSWANPSDNEAKILWSGRLTVLNASGTRKVPPSNRPQIVGAGN; this is encoded by the coding sequence ATGAGCTCACCCACACCTGCCAATCCTGCACTCGCGCTCGGCGGCCTGCTCCGCAAGCGCCGCAAACAGATGGAACTCACTCTCAAGGTCCTTTCGGACCGTGCGGGTGTATCCGCCGGTTATCTGAGCCTGATCGAACGCGACATGGCGGTGCCTTCGCTGGGTACGCTGGCGCAGCTCGCGGATGCGCTCGACGTGTCCATCGACTACTTCGTCAAATCCACGAAACCCGCCGATGCGCTCAGCCGCGCCTCTGGCCGCGAAAAGTTCTCCATCGCGGGATCGTCGATCACCTACGAGGCCCTGAGCAACGACTATCCGGGGTCCGAGATCTCCAGCTACATCATGCATGTGCCGGCCAACTACACGTCGGAGACGGTGTCGCATGAGGGCGAAGAGATCATCTACATTCTCGAAGGCACCATCGAGCAGACGCTCGACGGGCAGACCTTCACGATGACCGCCGGTGACAGCCTGCACTACAGCGGAACCGTTCCGCATTCGTGGGCGAACCCGTCGGACAACGAAGCCAAGATTTTGTGGTCGGGACGCTTAACTGTCCTGAACGCAAGCGGCACCCGCAAGGTGCCACCCTCGAACCGCCCCCAGATTGTGGGCGCGGGCAACTAA
- a CDS encoding ABC transporter substrate-binding protein: MKFKTTLLGMTAAMALSAGAASAQALVYCSEGSPEGFDAALYTSGTTFDASSKPIYNRLVEFEVGTTEVNPALAESYEVSEDGLSVTFHLREGVKFHSNDQFTPTRDFNADDVIFSFDRQGNPDNPYNGVSGGSWEYYSAMSMPDLIESIEKVDDYTVVFHLTRPEAPFMANMAMDFASIVSKEYADAMMEAGTPEMLNQAPIGTGPFSFQAYQKDAVIRYVRNDDYWGDAAKVEALIFAITPDASVRYQKVQAGECHVMAYPNPADVEAMQSDEGVEVMQQEGLNVGYLAYNTNVAPYDNPNVRKALNMAIDKQAIIDVVFQGSGQIAKNPIPPTMWSYNDAVEDDAYDPEAAKAMLEEEGVTDLDLKIWAMPVQRPYNPNARRMAELMQADFAEIGVDVEIVSYEWGEYLERSKDMDRDGAVLLGWTGDNGDPDNFLAVLLGCDGVGGSNRAQWCYEPFDDLIQEAKTISDQDERAAIYEEAQTIFKEQAPWATIAHSVVYMTMRPEVDGYVIDPLGGHYFNAVGLSN; this comes from the coding sequence ATGAAATTCAAGACAACTCTGCTGGGCATGACCGCAGCAATGGCGCTGAGCGCCGGCGCAGCTTCGGCTCAAGCTCTGGTCTACTGCTCGGAAGGTTCGCCGGAGGGCTTTGACGCCGCTCTGTACACCTCGGGCACCACTTTCGACGCCTCGTCGAAGCCGATCTACAACCGTCTGGTCGAATTCGAAGTCGGCACCACCGAAGTGAACCCGGCTCTGGCCGAAAGCTACGAAGTGTCGGAAGACGGCCTGTCCGTGACCTTCCACCTGCGTGAAGGCGTCAAGTTCCACTCGAACGACCAGTTCACACCGACCCGCGATTTCAACGCTGACGACGTGATCTTCTCGTTCGACCGTCAGGGCAACCCGGACAACCCGTACAACGGCGTTTCGGGCGGTTCGTGGGAATACTACTCGGCCATGTCGATGCCCGACCTGATCGAGTCGATCGAAAAGGTCGACGACTACACCGTCGTCTTCCACCTGACCCGTCCGGAAGCGCCGTTCATGGCGAACATGGCAATGGACTTCGCGTCGATCGTTTCGAAAGAATACGCAGACGCAATGATGGAAGCCGGCACGCCGGAAATGCTGAACCAGGCGCCGATCGGCACCGGTCCGTTCAGCTTCCAGGCTTACCAGAAAGACGCCGTCATCCGTTACGTCCGCAATGACGACTACTGGGGTGATGCGGCCAAGGTCGAAGCTCTGATCTTCGCGATCACGCCGGACGCTTCGGTTCGCTACCAGAAGGTTCAGGCTGGCGAATGCCACGTCATGGCCTACCCGAACCCCGCTGACGTCGAAGCGATGCAGTCGGACGAAGGCGTTGAAGTCATGCAGCAGGAAGGCCTGAACGTTGGCTACCTCGCATACAACACCAACGTGGCTCCCTACGATAACCCGAACGTCCGTAAGGCGCTCAACATGGCTATCGACAAGCAGGCCATCATCGACGTCGTATTCCAGGGCTCGGGCCAGATCGCTAAGAACCCGATCCCGCCGACCATGTGGTCCTACAACGACGCCGTTGAAGACGACGCCTACGATCCGGAAGCCGCAAAGGCCATGCTGGAAGAAGAAGGCGTGACCGACCTCGACCTGAAGATCTGGGCAATGCCGGTACAGCGTCCGTACAACCCGAACGCTCGCCGTATGGCCGAACTGATGCAGGCCGACTTCGCTGAAATCGGCGTCGACGTCGAAATCGTTTCGTACGAATGGGGTGAGTACCTCGAGCGTTCGAAGGACATGGACCGTGACGGTGCTGTTCTGCTCGGCTGGACCGGCGACAACGGTGATCCGGACAACTTCCTCGCAGTTCTTCTCGGCTGTGACGGCGTTGGCGGTTCGAACCGCGCCCAGTGGTGCTACGAGCCGTTCGACGATCTGATCCAGGAAGCAAAGACCATTTCCGATCAGGACGAGCGCGCTGCAATCTACGAAGAGGCACAGACCATCTTCAAAGAGCAGGCTCCGTGGGCAACTATCGCTCACTCGGTCGTTTACATGACCATGCGTCCGGAAGTTGACGGCTACGTCATCGACCCGCTCGGCGGCCACTACTTCAACGCGGTTGGCCTGTCCAACTAA
- a CDS encoding ABC transporter permease subunit, whose translation MLKYLASRLLTFVPTFIGVTLISFAFIRVLPGDPIIVMAGERGMSEERYAELTTQYGFDRPMLAQFWDYLTGVLQGDLGTSFVTKKPVWDEFFTLFPATLELSLCAMIFAILIGLPAGVIAAVNRGKFFDRALMSTALVGYSMPIFWWALLLIIVFSGNLQWTPVSGRIGLQYYFPNATGFMIWDAIASGQSGALSSAIRHLILPTIVLGTIPLAVIARQTRSAMLEVLGEDYIRTARAKGMSPRRVNAIHALRNALIPVITVIGLSVGTLLAGAILTETIFSWPGIGKWMVDSIFRRDYPVVQGGLLLIAVMVMVVNLTVDVLYGIINPKIRKR comes from the coding sequence GTGCTGAAATACCTCGCCTCCCGTCTGCTCACATTCGTGCCGACCTTTATCGGCGTGACCCTGATTTCCTTTGCTTTCATCCGCGTACTGCCGGGCGATCCGATTATCGTCATGGCGGGCGAACGCGGGATGAGCGAAGAGCGATATGCCGAACTGACCACGCAATACGGCTTTGACCGTCCGATGCTGGCCCAGTTCTGGGACTACCTGACCGGCGTGCTCCAAGGTGACCTTGGGACATCCTTCGTGACGAAAAAACCGGTCTGGGACGAGTTCTTTACCCTGTTCCCCGCCACGCTCGAACTGTCGCTCTGCGCGATGATCTTCGCGATCCTGATCGGCCTCCCCGCAGGCGTGATCGCCGCTGTGAACCGCGGCAAGTTCTTCGACCGTGCGCTGATGTCGACCGCCCTCGTGGGCTACTCGATGCCGATTTTCTGGTGGGCACTGCTCCTGATCATCGTGTTCTCGGGCAACCTGCAATGGACGCCTGTATCGGGCCGCATCGGGCTGCAATACTATTTCCCGAACGCCACGGGCTTCATGATCTGGGACGCCATCGCGTCCGGCCAGAGCGGCGCGCTGTCGTCCGCCATTCGCCACCTGATATTGCCGACCATCGTGCTGGGCACCATCCCGCTCGCGGTGATCGCGCGTCAGACCCGTTCAGCGATGCTCGAAGTGCTGGGCGAGGATTACATCCGCACCGCCCGCGCCAAGGGCATGTCGCCCCGCCGCGTCAACGCGATCCACGCGCTGCGTAACGCGCTGATCCCCGTGATCACCGTGATCGGCCTGTCGGTCGGTACGCTGCTCGCCGGTGCGATCCTGACCGAGACCATCTTTAGCTGGCCGGGTATCGGCAAGTGGATGGTCGATAGCATCTTCCGCCGCGACTACCCCGTCGTTCAGGGCGGCCTGCTGCTCATCGCCGTGATGGTGATGGTCGTGAACCTGACTGTCGATGTCCTCTATGGCATCATCAACCCCAAGATCCGGAAACGCTGA
- a CDS encoding ABC transporter permease subunit, with the protein MTDTAQSAPKRPSALREFWYYFRENRGAVIGLYVFGFFLLVAALSPIIAPYDSTQQFRDHILQPPAWSEGGSWDFPLGTDPLGRDMLSRLIEGARYSFFVGVVVVTIASFGGIIIGLIAGFAPRWLDTIIMRIMDIVLAFPSLLLALVLVAILGPSLINAMVAIAIVLQPHYVRLTRAAVLSEKQKDYVTSARVAGAGRMRLMFKTVLPNCLAPIIVQAALSFSTAILDAAALGFLGMGAQPPTPEWGTMLAEAREFILRAWWVVTFPGVAILITVLAINLMGDGLRDALDPKLKRS; encoded by the coding sequence ATGACTGATACAGCACAAAGCGCACCCAAGCGCCCGAGCGCCCTCCGCGAGTTCTGGTACTATTTCCGCGAAAACCGCGGGGCTGTCATCGGCCTCTACGTCTTCGGCTTTTTCCTGCTCGTCGCGGCGCTCTCGCCGATTATCGCCCCTTACGACTCCACGCAGCAATTCCGCGACCACATCCTCCAGCCGCCGGCATGGAGCGAAGGTGGTTCGTGGGACTTCCCGCTGGGCACCGACCCGCTGGGTCGTGACATGCTCTCGCGTCTGATCGAAGGCGCGCGTTATTCGTTCTTCGTTGGTGTGGTCGTTGTGACCATCGCGTCCTTCGGTGGCATCATCATCGGTCTGATCGCAGGTTTCGCGCCGCGCTGGCTCGACACCATCATCATGCGCATCATGGACATCGTTCTGGCGTTCCCGTCACTGCTGCTGGCGCTCGTGCTGGTGGCGATCCTCGGGCCGTCACTGATCAACGCCATGGTCGCCATCGCGATCGTGCTCCAGCCGCACTACGTCCGCCTCACCCGCGCCGCCGTGCTGTCGGAAAAGCAGAAGGACTACGTGACCTCCGCCCGCGTTGCCGGTGCTGGCCGTATGCGCCTGATGTTCAAAACCGTTTTGCCGAACTGCCTTGCGCCGATCATCGTTCAGGCCGCGCTGTCGTTCTCGACCGCGATCCTCGACGCCGCCGCGCTCGGCTTCCTTGGCATGGGTGCACAGCCGCCGACGCCCGAATGGGGCACCATGCTGGCCGAAGCCCGCGAGTTCATCCTGCGCGCATGGTGGGTCGTGACCTTCCCCGGCGTGGCGATCCTCATCACCGTGCTGGCGATCAACCTGATGGGCGATGGTCTTCGTGACGCACTCGACCCGAAACTGAAAAGGAGCTGA
- a CDS encoding ABC transporter ATP-binding protein encodes MSLLRIRNLSVEFQTASGMFRAVDGVDQDVAAGEILAIVGESGSGKSVSMLALMGLLPWTAKVTADELTFDGHDLLNMGTRERRRIVGKDLAMIFQEPMSSLNPCFTVGWQIKEALRIHLGMGRAERHKRAIELFEQVGIPAPEKRLSSFPHQLSGGMNQRVMIAMAIACRPKLLIADEPTTALDVTIQAQILDLLTSLREESGMGLVLITHDMGVVAETAERVSVQYAGQKIEERQVGDLFRTPHHPYAAALLDALPERATEKRLPTIPGVVPGQFDRPEGCLFSPRCQFADDHCRAVEPAPRGPELGYARCHYPLNTDQRKVS; translated from the coding sequence ATGAGCCTCCTTCGTATCCGTAACCTCAGCGTCGAATTCCAGACCGCCTCGGGCATGTTCCGTGCCGTGGACGGTGTGGATCAGGACGTTGCCGCAGGCGAAATCCTCGCCATCGTGGGCGAATCCGGCTCGGGTAAATCCGTGTCGATGCTCGCGCTGATGGGGCTGCTGCCGTGGACCGCGAAAGTCACCGCGGACGAGCTGACCTTTGACGGGCATGACCTCTTGAACATGGGCACGCGCGAACGTCGCCGCATCGTGGGCAAAGACCTCGCGATGATCTTCCAAGAGCCGATGTCCTCGCTCAACCCCTGTTTCACCGTGGGTTGGCAGATCAAGGAAGCGCTGCGCATTCACCTTGGGATGGGCCGCGCCGAGCGTCACAAGCGCGCCATCGAGCTGTTCGAACAGGTGGGCATCCCTGCCCCAGAAAAGCGCCTCTCCTCCTTCCCGCACCAACTGTCGGGCGGTATGAACCAGCGCGTGATGATCGCGATGGCGATTGCCTGCCGTCCTAAACTGCTGATCGCGGACGAGCCGACCACCGCGCTCGACGTGACCATTCAGGCGCAGATCCTCGACCTGCTGACTTCGCTGCGCGAGGAAAGTGGCATGGGCCTCGTTCTGATTACGCACGACATGGGCGTTGTGGCCGAAACGGCAGAGCGCGTGAGTGTCCAGTACGCCGGTCAGAAGATCGAAGAGCGCCAAGTGGGCGACCTGTTCCGCACGCCGCACCATCCCTACGCCGCCGCCCTTCTGGACGCGCTGCCGGAGCGTGCGACGGAAAAGCGTCTCCCGACGATCCCGGGCGTCGTGCCGGGCCAGTTCGACCGCCCCGAAGGCTGCCTGTTCAGCCCGCGTTGCCAGTTCGCTGACGACCACTGCCGTGCTGTCGAACCCGCACCGCGCGGACCAGAACTGGGCTATGCCCGCTGCCACTACCCCCTCAACACTGACCAAAGGAAAGTGTCATGA
- a CDS encoding dipeptide ABC transporter ATP-binding protein, translating into MSQAPVMTAENLARHYEVGGGLFRKPQVLKAVQQVDFELYAGKTLAVVGESGCGKSTLARLVTMIEEPTLGSLKLDGKDVLPQHWASLRQSVQIVFQDPYGSLNPRQRIGQILIEPLIINRPDMSKKDREEKAREMIRLVGLRPEHFDRYPHMFSGGQRQRIAIARALMLEPKVLVLDEPVSALDLSIQSSVLNLLIDIQERMGLAYLFISHDLSVVKHVADDVIVMYLGRAVEKGTKEEVFGNPRHPYAKALLSATPVADPELRKERIKLTGELPSPLAVPPGCAFAPRCWKAQDKCRAETPKLDAGEHQAACFFPEG; encoded by the coding sequence ATGAGCCAAGCCCCCGTTATGACCGCTGAAAACCTCGCACGTCATTACGAGGTCGGTGGTGGTCTGTTCCGCAAGCCGCAAGTGCTGAAGGCCGTGCAGCAGGTCGACTTCGAACTCTACGCCGGCAAAACGCTGGCCGTAGTGGGCGAATCCGGTTGCGGTAAGTCGACCCTCGCGCGTCTTGTCACTATGATCGAAGAGCCGACCCTTGGCTCGCTGAAGCTCGACGGTAAGGACGTTCTGCCCCAGCACTGGGCCTCGCTGCGCCAGTCGGTGCAGATCGTGTTTCAGGATCCCTACGGTTCGCTGAACCCGCGTCAGCGCATCGGGCAGATCCTGATAGAGCCGCTGATCATCAACCGCCCCGACATGTCCAAAAAGGACCGCGAGGAAAAAGCCCGCGAGATGATCCGTCTCGTCGGTCTGCGCCCCGAGCACTTCGACCGCTACCCGCACATGTTCTCGGGCGGTCAGCGCCAGCGTATCGCCATCGCGCGCGCGTTGATGCTGGAGCCCAAAGTACTGGTCCTCGACGAGCCCGTTTCCGCGCTCGACCTGTCGATCCAGTCGTCGGTTCTGAACCTGCTGATCGACATTCAGGAACGCATGGGCCTCGCCTACCTCTTCATCAGCCACGACCTGAGCGTGGTGAAGCACGTCGCTGACGATGTGATCGTGATGTACCTCGGCCGCGCGGTCGAGAAAGGCACGAAAGAGGAAGTCTTCGGCAACCCGCGCCACCCCTACGCGAAGGCTCTGCTCTCCGCGACGCCGGTGGCCGATCCCGAACTGCGCAAGGAACGGATCAAGCTGACGGGCGAGTTGCCCTCACCGCTGGCCGTCCCGCCGGGTTGTGCGTTTGCCCCGCGCTGCTGGAAGGCGCAGGACAAGTGCCGTGCGGAGACGCCGAAGCTCGACGCTGGCGAACATCAGGCGGCCTGCTTCTTCCCCGAGGGCTGA